In one Cryptococcus deuterogattii R265 chromosome 9, complete sequence genomic region, the following are encoded:
- a CDS encoding squalene monooxygenase, giving the protein MLATAPPISSPEIIIIGAGVIGTALAYSLSHTGRKILLLERDLSEPDRIVGELLQPGGVVALSQLGMEDVLEGIDAAPVEGYCVVNGEEKVGVNYPRVDENGHGKLIDEKASGKKWHVASASGLKEGRSFHHGRLISALRRKCIDQAPNVTVVEATVKDLLFCEHTKQVIGISASFKSGSGGKEPTIRKFYAPLTVIADGCFSKFRLHPALRTRIPDTRSHFVGLILQNCELPMKHYGTVCLTPNGPVLLYQIGNEKGEVRMLVDVKGKLPSVGDGSLKQHLIDNYLPHIPASLRSPLLNALSTQRLRSMPNSYLPPSIQGLPSNLQGAILVGDAYNMRHPLTGGGMTVAFNDAVLLTEYLKPGGKLRRKPWEEGLAAGREGLEDWDKVAERLREWFWERKNLSGVVNVLSMALYSLFGGSDKPDLAILREGCFKYFELGGECVAGPVGLLSALTPRPIKLFYHFFNVAFYSIYLLLIHGPPQRRTKGAAGAIVMFPLNLLLSFKVFYTACVVLLPFMLIEFRS; this is encoded by the exons ATGCTTGCGACGGCTCCTCCGATATCATCCCCCGAAATAATCATCATAGGTGCAGGAGTCATCGGCACGGCCCTCGCTTATTCCCTCTCTCACACGGGTCGCAagatccttctccttgagcGCGACCTCTCAGAACCAGATAGAATCGTTGGTGAACTCCTGCAGCCCGGTGGTGTTGTAGCACTTTCTCAGCTcgggatggaagatgtgCTGGAAGGGATTGACGCTGCACCTGTGGAAGGTTACTGTGTGGTGAATGGCGAGGAAAAAGTTGGGGTGAATTATCCTCGAGTAGATGAGAATGGTCACGGCAAACTTATCGATGAAAAGGCGAGTGGGAAGAAATGGCATGTAGCCAGTGCTTCTGGGCTCAAAGAAGGTCGTTCATTCCACCATGGGCGACTGATTTCTGCTCTCCGACGCAAGTGTATCGATCAGGCGCCGAACGTTACAGTCGTCGAAGCGACCGTCAAAGACTTGCTGTTCTGCGAACACACCAAGCAAGTGATTGGGATTTCCGCTTCATTCAAATCTGGAtctggaggaaaagaaccCACCATCCGCAAATTCTATGCTCCCCTAACTGTCATCGCCGATGGCTGTTTTTCTAAATTCCGACTCCATCCCGCTCTTCGTACCCGAATACCTGATACCAGATCGCACTTTGTTGGACTTATCCTCCAGAACTGTGAATTGCCGATGAAGCACTATGGTACTGTCTGTCTTACACCGAATGGGCCTGTCTTGCTTTATCAGATTGGGAATGAAAAGGGCGAGGTGAGAATGCTCGTGGATGTCAAGGGCAAGCTGCCTAGTGTAGGAGATGGCTCCCTCAAG CAACATTTAATTGATAATTATCTCCCACACATTCCTGCCTCACTTCGAtcccctctcctcaacGCTCTCTCCACTCAACGTCTCCGTTCCATGCCCAACTCCTACCTTCCTCCGTCCATTCAAGGTCTTCCTTCCAATCTTCAAGGCGCCATCCTCGTTGGTGACGCCTACAACATGCGTCATCCTCTTACTGGTGGTGGTATGACTGTTGCATTCAACGATGCTGTCCTCTTGACAGAATATTTGAAACCTGGCGGCAAGTTAAGGCGAAAAccttgggaagaaggattaGCCGCAGGCAGAGAGGGGTTGGAAGATTGGGACAAGGTTGCGGAGAGGCTGAGGGAGTGGTTctgggagagaaaaaatcTAAGCGGTGTTGTAAATGTGCTTTCTATGGCTCTTTACAGCTTGTTCGGTGGTTCAGACA AACCGGATCTTGCCATCTtaagagaaggatgtttCAAGTACTTTGAATTAGGGGGAGAGTGTGTGGCCGGCCCCGTTGGGTTGCTTTCTGC TCTTACACCGCGACCCATCAAACTTTTCTATCACTTTTTTAATGTCGCCTTCTACTCCAtctatcttctcctcatccatgGTCCTCCTCAGCGTAGAACAAAAGGAGCTGCAGGAGCCATTGTCATGTTTCCGTTGAATTTGCTGTTGAGTTTCAAGGTG TTCTACACGGCTTGCGTAGTTCTGCTGCCGTTCATGCTTATAGAATTTAGAAGCTAG